In one window of Cytophagaceae bacterium ABcell3 DNA:
- a CDS encoding P-II family nitrogen regulator gives MKAVFIVYNQGMTGEVFEALESLGVRGFTQWESVRGRGSETGEPRMGTHTWPSLNNALMSIVTEEEAHQLLEKVKELNKEMPEQGIKAFSWKVDGMV, from the coding sequence ATGAAAGCTGTTTTTATTGTATACAATCAAGGCATGACCGGAGAGGTGTTTGAAGCTTTGGAAAGTCTTGGCGTTAGAGGGTTTACACAGTGGGAAAGCGTACGAGGACGTGGCTCTGAAACTGGCGAACCTAGAATGGGTACCCACACATGGCCATCACTAAATAATGCCTTGATGTCCATAGTTACCGAAGAAGAAGCCCATCAACTTTTAGAAAAGGTGAAAGAACTTAATAAGGAAATGCCTGAACAAGGTATTAAGGCTTTTTCATGGAAAGTTGACGGGATGGTTTGA
- a CDS encoding efflux RND transporter permease subunit — protein sequence MNKLTSFAVHRPVTTLMFFVAVFVLGGTAFLRLPVDLFPDVDPPVITVFTSYSGAGAEDVETNITRVLEEGLSTLTGLDKITSTSEDNFSSVVLEFTYETDLNEAANDIRDAIARQQRLLPDDAENPIIFKFNTGLFPVVVLSATADESFPELDRIIEDRVVTALNRIPGVGAVNVSGGPVRQVRVDLDPNRLEAFGMTVPQITQALHNNNQNIPAGSINMGRMEYNLRVEGELNDPEAFRNIIVGQNEGRLIYLSDVATVYDGMMERTMHEKINGKEGVRIRVQKQANANTVSVAREVFKRLPEIQAQLPPDVELGTVVDTSTFIVNSISNLGQVLIFGGVFIIVVVLFFLKRWRSTFIVFLTIPFSLIVALIYLYISDNSLNLISLSSLAIAMGMVVDDAIVILENITSYTEKGSRPKEAAIFGSNEVGLAVVATTLTVVAVFLPLAFLTGMTGVLFKQLGIIVSLTVVTSTVAALTLTPMLASRLLKSKKRQVQEKKPSRFDVWSDSVFKSWEDAYGGFVQGALKYKKLTLFASLAIFIGSLFLVPYIGTEFIAESDNGRVTLNIELETGRRLEESDKIAARIEDHLKKTYGKDLEVISTSVGRDDQGVRMGNAQQGSHILNLTLGFVEKGLRDKSVFEISEEIRDFVYSIPGVIKVNLGSGGGLGAMFGGAGGSGKPIELKVIGHDFETTSLFSDSLMRLIRQVPGTRDVESSRGSDRPQLKVVLDREKMALAGLNASTVGNAVRHLVAGTAATKYRESGNEYDVFIRYKPEFRSSISDIENISIVNAAGQSVKLKEIGRVEEEFAPLVVERLNRERVITLSAGLHGRALGSITSDIENLIEKVDLPAGVYLEFGGQVENQQDAFGDMFMLLLLSVMLVYMVMAAQFESLVDPFIIMFSLPFAFSGVLLSLFVSNTPLGILALLGGIILVGIVVKNAIVLVDYINLMRNRGMSMNEAIVASGRSRLRPVLMTTFTTILAMLPMVFSIGEGSEIWQPMGIAVTGGLIFSTLITMVLVPVLYAIMKRKNKAKMNLQDL from the coding sequence ATGAATAAACTTACCAGTTTTGCGGTACATAGGCCGGTAACTACTTTAATGTTTTTTGTGGCAGTATTTGTCCTTGGCGGTACTGCTTTCTTGAGGTTACCAGTTGATTTGTTCCCGGATGTAGATCCTCCGGTCATTACTGTATTTACTTCCTATTCGGGTGCAGGTGCAGAAGACGTGGAAACAAATATTACCCGTGTGCTGGAAGAAGGTTTGAGTACCCTGACTGGACTGGATAAGATTACTTCTACCTCTGAAGATAATTTCTCTTCTGTGGTATTGGAGTTTACCTATGAAACGGACTTAAACGAAGCTGCCAATGATATTAGGGATGCCATCGCTCGGCAACAGCGCTTACTTCCTGACGATGCAGAAAACCCTATTATTTTTAAATTTAATACAGGGCTTTTTCCAGTGGTCGTCCTATCTGCCACTGCTGATGAGAGCTTTCCTGAGCTTGACAGAATCATTGAAGATCGGGTTGTGACTGCCTTGAACCGTATTCCAGGTGTTGGTGCGGTTAATGTTTCCGGAGGGCCTGTTCGCCAGGTTCGAGTTGATTTAGACCCAAACCGTCTGGAAGCTTTTGGGATGACTGTGCCACAGATTACCCAGGCTTTACATAACAATAACCAGAATATTCCTGCCGGAAGCATCAATATGGGGCGGATGGAGTACAACTTGCGTGTTGAGGGCGAGTTGAATGATCCTGAGGCTTTCCGAAATATTATTGTTGGGCAAAATGAAGGGCGCTTGATATATCTTTCTGATGTGGCTACTGTGTACGATGGCATGATGGAGCGTACCATGCATGAAAAGATCAATGGAAAAGAAGGCGTACGGATAAGGGTGCAGAAACAAGCCAACGCTAATACGGTAAGTGTGGCCAGGGAAGTTTTTAAACGTTTGCCTGAAATACAGGCCCAGCTTCCTCCAGATGTGGAGTTAGGAACGGTGGTCGACACTTCTACCTTTATAGTAAACTCTATTTCTAACCTGGGTCAAGTGCTTATCTTTGGCGGGGTTTTTATTATAGTAGTTGTCCTTTTCTTTTTGAAAAGATGGCGGTCTACCTTTATTGTTTTTCTGACCATCCCTTTTTCTTTGATAGTTGCCCTGATTTACTTGTATATATCAGACAACTCCTTAAACCTTATCTCTTTATCTTCACTTGCTATTGCTATGGGCATGGTGGTAGACGATGCGATAGTAATATTGGAAAATATTACCAGCTATACAGAAAAAGGAAGTAGACCTAAAGAAGCGGCGATTTTTGGCTCTAATGAAGTGGGGCTTGCTGTAGTGGCTACCACCTTGACTGTGGTTGCGGTATTTCTTCCGCTGGCTTTTCTGACTGGAATGACGGGTGTGTTATTTAAGCAGTTGGGGATAATTGTAAGCTTGACAGTAGTAACCTCTACCGTGGCGGCATTGACATTGACACCTATGCTTGCTTCACGTTTATTGAAGTCTAAAAAACGTCAAGTACAGGAAAAGAAACCATCTAGATTTGATGTTTGGAGCGATAGCGTGTTTAAAAGCTGGGAAGATGCTTATGGCGGTTTTGTCCAAGGTGCATTAAAATACAAGAAGCTCACTTTGTTTGCCTCTTTGGCAATATTCATAGGGTCATTGTTCCTTGTTCCTTATATAGGGACAGAGTTTATTGCAGAGTCTGACAATGGACGTGTTACTTTAAATATAGAATTGGAAACTGGTAGGCGTTTAGAGGAATCGGATAAAATTGCCGCCCGTATTGAGGACCATCTGAAGAAAACCTATGGTAAAGACCTTGAAGTGATCAGTACCAGTGTAGGTCGTGACGATCAGGGAGTACGTATGGGCAATGCGCAGCAGGGTTCTCATATCCTGAACCTCACCTTGGGTTTTGTTGAAAAGGGGTTGCGCGATAAATCTGTTTTTGAAATATCTGAAGAGATACGTGATTTTGTTTACAGTATACCGGGAGTGATTAAGGTGAACCTTGGCTCAGGTGGTGGTCTTGGAGCTATGTTTGGTGGTGCAGGAGGAAGTGGCAAGCCTATTGAACTTAAAGTTATTGGTCACGACTTTGAAACAACCTCTTTATTCTCAGATTCTTTAATGAGGTTAATACGGCAAGTGCCGGGTACAAGAGATGTCGAAAGCAGCCGAGGGTCAGACAGGCCACAGCTGAAGGTGGTTTTGGATCGAGAAAAGATGGCATTGGCTGGCTTGAACGCCTCCACAGTAGGTAACGCAGTACGGCATTTAGTGGCAGGTACAGCTGCTACTAAGTACCGTGAGTCTGGTAATGAATATGATGTGTTTATCAGGTACAAGCCTGAATTTCGGTCTTCTATCAGTGATATAGAGAATATTTCCATTGTTAATGCGGCTGGACAATCTGTAAAGCTAAAGGAAATAGGACGGGTAGAGGAGGAGTTTGCTCCTTTGGTGGTAGAAAGGTTGAACAGAGAGCGGGTTATTACACTTTCCGCAGGGTTGCATGGAAGGGCTTTAGGTTCTATTACTAGTGATATTGAGAATTTGATTGAAAAAGTAGATCTCCCAGCAGGTGTATACCTGGAGTTTGGCGGGCAGGTGGAAAATCAACAAGATGCTTTTGGAGATATGTTTATGCTGTTATTATTGAGTGTCATGCTGGTGTACATGGTCATGGCAGCTCAATTTGAATCGTTGGTTGACCCTTTTATTATCATGTTTTCACTTCCTTTTGCTTTCTCAGGGGTGCTGCTAAGCCTATTCGTGTCCAATACACCTTTGGGTATTTTAGCTTTGCTAGGAGGGATTATATTGGTAGGTATAGTGGTGAAAAACGCTATTGTGCTAGTAGACTATATCAACCTGATGCGTAATCGGGGCATGTCTATGAATGAGGCGATAGTAGCGTCGGGGCGTTCTAGGTTAAGACCTGTGTTGATGACAACATTTACTACTATTTTGGCTATGTTGCCTATGGTCTTTAGTATAGGTGAAGGTTCTGAAATATGGCAACCAATGGGTATCGCTGTTACTGGTGGATTGATTTTCTCTACTCTTATTACCATGGTATTGGTTCCTGTACTATATGCTATAATGAAAAGAAAAAACAAGGCGAAGATGAATTTACAAGACCTTTGA
- a CDS encoding peptidase U32 family protein yields the protein MDKRSVEIMAPAGSYESLSAAIKAGCNSVYFGVEQLNMRSRSTFNFTTEDLPNIASICKENNIKSYLTLNTIMYDHDLKLLKVITEKAKESGISAIIASDHAVMAHALKIGMPLHISTQANITNIETVEFYAAFADVMVLSRELSLQQVAYITKEIKRRKIKGPSGELVKIEIFAHGALCMAVSGKCYLSLHSHNASANRGACIQNCRREYIVTDKEEGYELAIDNEYIMSAKDLCTIGFLDKILEAGVNILKIEGRGRAADYVLTTVKCYREAVDAIADGTYTKEKVQTWENELATVFNRGFWDGYYLGRKMGEWNDSYGSKATKKKIYLGRNIKYFGKIKVAEFVLDTHALKCGDEILITGPSTGAYKTVVKEIRVNDQCVDQVEKGVNFSIPVEEKIRPSDKLYKIINS from the coding sequence ATGGACAAACGAAGTGTTGAAATTATGGCACCGGCAGGTTCTTATGAATCTTTAAGTGCAGCAATAAAAGCCGGATGCAACTCTGTTTACTTTGGAGTAGAACAACTAAACATGCGGTCACGCTCCACTTTCAACTTTACCACAGAAGACCTTCCTAACATAGCCAGTATATGTAAAGAAAATAACATAAAGTCGTACCTAACACTCAACACCATCATGTACGACCACGACCTGAAGCTATTGAAAGTAATAACAGAAAAGGCCAAAGAAAGTGGAATTTCTGCAATTATAGCCTCAGATCATGCAGTCATGGCACATGCGCTAAAAATAGGGATGCCCCTTCACATTTCTACCCAAGCCAACATTACCAACATAGAAACTGTTGAGTTCTATGCTGCCTTTGCTGATGTAATGGTATTATCTCGTGAATTGAGCCTTCAGCAGGTAGCCTATATTACCAAAGAAATTAAAAGGCGAAAAATAAAAGGCCCGTCAGGCGAGCTGGTAAAAATAGAAATATTTGCCCATGGAGCTTTATGCATGGCTGTTTCAGGAAAGTGTTATCTAAGCCTGCATTCTCACAATGCTTCAGCAAACAGAGGTGCTTGTATACAAAACTGCCGAAGGGAGTATATCGTCACCGATAAAGAAGAAGGCTATGAATTAGCGATTGACAACGAATACATCATGAGCGCCAAAGACCTTTGTACAATAGGTTTTTTGGACAAGATCCTAGAAGCAGGAGTGAATATATTAAAAATAGAAGGACGTGGCAGGGCCGCTGATTATGTGCTTACCACTGTCAAGTGCTACAGGGAAGCGGTAGATGCTATAGCAGATGGGACATATACCAAAGAAAAGGTGCAAACTTGGGAAAATGAGTTGGCTACAGTATTCAACAGGGGCTTTTGGGACGGTTACTATCTAGGCAGAAAGATGGGTGAATGGAATGACTCTTACGGCTCTAAAGCAACGAAAAAGAAGATTTACTTAGGGAGAAACATCAAGTATTTCGGCAAAATTAAAGTAGCAGAATTTGTACTAGACACACACGCTCTAAAATGCGGGGATGAAATCCTGATCACAGGACCATCTACCGGAGCATATAAGACAGTTGTAAAAGAAATCAGGGTAAATGACCAATGTGTAGATCAAGTAGAAAAAGGAGTAAATTTTTCTATACCCGTAGAAGAAAAAATAAGGCCATCTGACAAGCTTTATAAAATAATAAACTCCTGA
- a CDS encoding 2,3,4,5-tetrahydropyridine-2,6-dicarboxylate N-succinyltransferase: protein MQELQDLIERTWNDRSLLQSHEVETAVRTVIEELDKGIRRVAEPAEDGSWKVNEWVKKAVILYFPLQKMKVTEAGPFEYYDKMELKRNYDKLGVRVVPPAVARYGAYVSKGVIMMPSYVNIGAYVDEGTMVDTWATVGSCAQIGKNVHLSGGVGIGGVLEPVQAAPVIVEDGAFIGSRCIVVEGVRVGKEAVLGANVTLTGSSKVIDVTGEKPVEYKGYVPERSVVIPGSYSKKFPAGEFQVPCALIIGKRKASTDLKTSLNDALRENDVAV, encoded by the coding sequence ATGCAAGAATTACAAGACCTTATAGAAAGAACCTGGAATGACCGCAGCTTATTGCAGTCGCATGAGGTAGAAACCGCAGTTCGTACGGTAATAGAGGAGCTTGACAAAGGTATCCGTAGGGTAGCAGAGCCAGCCGAAGATGGAAGCTGGAAAGTAAATGAATGGGTTAAAAAAGCTGTTATTTTATATTTCCCGCTTCAGAAAATGAAAGTTACCGAAGCCGGTCCTTTTGAATACTATGACAAAATGGAGCTTAAGCGGAATTATGATAAATTGGGCGTAAGGGTAGTGCCTCCTGCCGTTGCCAGATATGGTGCTTATGTTAGCAAAGGGGTTATTATGATGCCTTCTTACGTAAACATTGGTGCTTATGTTGACGAAGGTACTATGGTAGATACTTGGGCTACTGTAGGTAGTTGTGCGCAAATAGGTAAAAATGTCCATTTGAGTGGCGGTGTTGGAATTGGTGGCGTACTGGAGCCTGTTCAGGCTGCTCCGGTTATTGTTGAAGACGGGGCTTTTATTGGCTCTAGATGTATTGTTGTTGAAGGGGTTCGTGTTGGGAAAGAAGCTGTGCTTGGTGCTAACGTTACTCTTACTGGTAGCTCTAAGGTAATAGATGTGACAGGAGAAAAACCAGTAGAATATAAAGGTTATGTGCCTGAGCGCTCTGTTGTTATTCCTGGCTCTTATAGTAAAAAATTCCCAGCCGGTGAATTCCAGGTACCTTGTGCTTTGATCATAGGTAAGCGTAAGGCAAGCACAGACCTTAAGACTTCCCTTAATGATGCACTAAGAGAAAATGATGTGGCTGTTTAA
- a CDS encoding glycosyltransferase, with protein MNRKKIFLASVLKPVNEARMYEKFAKSLADYYEVHVAGHEGKNKNIHKNIYLYPLFQLTRLSFDRFFAPWKIYQLMVKIKPQLVVACTHELLIAACFYKLFHKTKLVYDVQENYYFNIKYTQTFPLVIRNILACYVRAKEKLCGHFIDHFILAEKCYEEELPFLRTKYTVIENKYRPLEEEAIQPVKKSKTINLLYSGTISLEYGIFEAVNLAKKLYEVNNSIRLTIIGWSAKEQTAKALRKEIEGVPFINLITDHKPVPHQKIIKEISQADFGLLSYRPNKSTCNRLPTKLFEYTAHKLPMLINKNPKWESLSKAYNSAILLDYHNFDPNHVLGLMSSTTFYDKGDTNQVLWKTEEQKLYKTINHLLNP; from the coding sequence ATGAACAGAAAAAAGATTTTTCTGGCTTCTGTCCTTAAGCCCGTAAATGAAGCCCGAATGTACGAAAAATTTGCAAAATCATTGGCAGATTATTACGAAGTACATGTAGCAGGGCATGAAGGAAAAAATAAAAACATACATAAAAATATTTACCTATACCCGCTATTCCAGCTTACCAGATTATCATTTGACAGATTTTTTGCTCCTTGGAAAATTTACCAGCTTATGGTAAAAATAAAGCCTCAACTAGTAGTAGCCTGTACCCATGAACTTCTAATAGCCGCATGTTTTTACAAACTTTTTCATAAAACTAAGCTAGTTTATGATGTGCAGGAAAATTATTACTTTAATATAAAGTATACCCAAACATTCCCCCTGGTCATAAGAAATATTCTTGCTTGCTATGTTAGAGCCAAAGAAAAGCTGTGCGGCCATTTTATAGACCACTTTATTTTAGCAGAAAAATGTTATGAGGAAGAGCTACCATTCTTAAGGACCAAGTACACCGTTATAGAAAACAAATATCGCCCCTTAGAAGAAGAGGCAATACAACCTGTTAAAAAAAGTAAGACCATAAACCTACTTTACTCAGGCACTATATCATTAGAATATGGAATTTTTGAAGCAGTGAACCTTGCAAAAAAATTGTACGAAGTTAATAATTCCATAAGGCTAACAATTATAGGATGGTCAGCCAAGGAGCAAACGGCCAAAGCTTTGCGGAAAGAAATAGAAGGGGTACCATTTATTAACTTAATAACAGATCACAAACCTGTACCTCATCAAAAAATTATCAAAGAAATCTCTCAAGCCGATTTTGGACTCCTTAGCTATAGGCCAAACAAAAGCACATGCAATAGGCTTCCGACCAAGCTGTTCGAATATACCGCCCACAAACTACCGATGCTGATTAACAAAAATCCTAAATGGGAAAGCTTAAGCAAAGCATATAATTCTGCCATTCTATTAGATTACCATAATTTTGACCCAAATCATGTGCTGGGGCTTATGTCGTCAACAACTTTTTATGATAAAGGCGACACTAACCAGGTATTGTGGAAAACAGAGGAACAAAAGTTATACAAGACAATCAACCACTTACTAAACCCCTAA
- a CDS encoding serine hydrolase — protein MKKANALQSQIAAIFRKQVQKDPKVKNAYLFVHSEKLNVLLNIAEGNGDTEVSPQQPNHMASVGKLFTATIIGILYEKNKLDYNDSICRYLDPELTNGLHIYKGKDYTKDITIRHLLMQTSGLNDVFYHLWEKFKTDPDFSITPLDAVLWGKENLKPVAVPGKRHFYTDTNYYLLGLIVENITGKKFHEVMHELIFEPLGMDHAYMYGFSKPKVEPGLPMAKLLLDDIDIANIPNVHQIDYAGGSIVAPLEEYYTFMKSLINHKIVKEETLNRMIIDDIWKGFPTLAFNYGYSVWKLKAIPFLLPKTYYSWGCVGVSGAFMFYHPLTESYIIGTFNNSSYMSKGLDFMIKKLIKALVKHSPA, from the coding sequence ATGAAAAAGGCCAACGCCCTTCAGTCGCAAATAGCGGCAATATTTAGAAAGCAGGTACAAAAAGACCCCAAAGTTAAAAATGCTTATCTTTTTGTACATTCAGAAAAATTGAACGTGCTCCTGAATATTGCGGAAGGAAACGGAGATACAGAGGTCAGCCCCCAGCAGCCCAACCATATGGCGAGTGTGGGAAAATTGTTTACGGCAACCATAATCGGTATACTGTACGAGAAAAACAAGCTGGACTATAATGACAGCATCTGTCGGTACCTTGATCCTGAGCTAACTAATGGCCTTCATATTTATAAGGGAAAAGACTATACAAAGGACATCACCATCAGGCACCTTTTGATGCAGACCTCAGGGCTCAATGATGTGTTTTATCATTTATGGGAAAAGTTTAAAACCGATCCGGATTTCTCCATTACGCCCTTAGATGCTGTATTGTGGGGCAAAGAAAACTTAAAACCGGTAGCCGTTCCGGGCAAGAGGCATTTCTACACAGACACCAACTACTACCTTTTGGGACTGATCGTGGAGAACATCACCGGAAAAAAATTTCACGAGGTGATGCATGAGCTTATTTTTGAGCCTTTAGGCATGGACCATGCGTATATGTATGGGTTTTCCAAACCCAAAGTTGAACCTGGATTGCCAATGGCGAAATTGCTTCTGGACGATATTGATATTGCAAATATTCCCAATGTTCACCAGATCGACTATGCAGGCGGCAGTATCGTTGCCCCACTTGAGGAATATTATACCTTCATGAAGTCCTTGATAAACCACAAGATCGTCAAAGAAGAAACCTTAAACAGAATGATTATAGATGATATCTGGAAGGGCTTTCCTACCCTTGCTTTTAATTACGGCTATTCGGTCTGGAAGCTAAAAGCAATCCCTTTCCTTCTGCCCAAAACCTACTATAGCTGGGGCTGTGTCGGGGTGTCCGGGGCATTTATGTTTTACCATCCTTTGACGGAGTCATATATTATCGGAACTTTCAATAACTCTTCTTATATGAGCAAGGGCCTGGATTTTATGATCAAGAAGCTGATCAAAGCGCTGGTAAAACACAGCCCTGCATAA
- a CDS encoding MarR family transcriptional regulator, with protein MDSQRKEYIEKIGSFLETAGSAPVAGRIVGFILTSDPPQATFYDLQEFLGASKSTISASVNTLLKQRVLDFITLPGDRKRYFVIKPDSWLTTIKHHSFFIHDLRLLIEEGLAIQGGKQEDFVKNMRDICELYKELEEELPKIIKRWEEKRKV; from the coding sequence ATGGATTCGCAACGTAAAGAGTATATAGAAAAAATAGGAAGCTTCTTGGAAACAGCAGGTTCGGCGCCTGTTGCTGGAAGAATTGTTGGCTTTATACTTACCTCAGACCCTCCGCAGGCTACTTTTTACGATTTGCAAGAATTTCTTGGGGCCAGCAAAAGTACCATTAGCGCTTCTGTTAACACTTTGTTAAAACAAAGGGTCTTAGACTTTATTACCTTGCCAGGTGATAGAAAAAGGTACTTTGTCATTAAACCAGACTCATGGCTTACTACCATTAAACATCATAGCTTTTTTATACATGATTTAAGGCTTCTGATTGAAGAGGGCTTGGCTATACAAGGAGGAAAGCAGGAGGACTTTGTAAAAAACATGCGAGATATCTGTGAACTCTATAAAGAGCTTGAGGAGGAGCTACCCAAAATTATCAAACGATGGGAAGAAAAAAGAAAAGTATAA
- a CDS encoding ferredoxin produces MLQITYYRNKCIGCNGCVEAAPERWRISRADGKSNLINGREKKGIYTTTVNMTEYEENEQAAANCPMRIIKLKVL; encoded by the coding sequence ATGCTACAGATTACCTATTATAGAAATAAGTGTATAGGCTGCAATGGATGTGTAGAAGCTGCCCCTGAAAGATGGCGAATTTCCAGAGCTGATGGCAAAAGCAACCTTATTAATGGAAGGGAAAAGAAAGGCATTTATACCACTACGGTAAATATGACAGAATATGAAGAGAATGAGCAAGCCGCAGCTAATTGCCCAATGAGGATTATTAAACTGAAGGTGTTGTGA
- a CDS encoding TolC family protein: MKRLLVIFVAVILFSERSTAQNDTLFLNVNEAVSLSLRENRNIQISHLEIDMASSGVREARGRLLPRVEASGSYNYNILRPVIFLPPGSPFGEVLQLGADHSFSGTLSGSVPIYSGGIYPGIRLAETNVQLARESDRETRINTVAEVKRNYYNTLLALESVRVMEVTHQNALQNFRQVRQQFDQGVVSEYELVRAEVQLQSVLPSLEQSIDNYQVNMEMLKLSIGLAPGTAMVLTDSLRLERADVELEVSVEDNPSLRRLRYQNVLAEQQVSLAQSAKHPTLSAFANYQMQTQAEHLDITTYDWVNTSITGLQLNIPIFNGLMTNQQIEQARIGKKQIEQQRKMTDDAIKTQVQNQLFLMRQAWNRYQAQQNSVQLAERGLRIARTRYTGGIGTLLELNDAELALTQARLNYLQAIYDYNIAHAEYERLTGRANIDIN, encoded by the coding sequence ATGAAAAGATTATTGGTGATTTTCGTTGCAGTGATTTTGTTTTCAGAAAGATCTACTGCTCAGAATGATACTTTATTCTTAAATGTGAATGAAGCTGTAAGTCTGTCGCTTCGGGAGAATCGGAACATTCAGATCAGTCACCTTGAGATCGACATGGCTTCTTCAGGTGTTCGTGAAGCACGTGGACGTCTTTTGCCAAGGGTGGAGGCTTCAGGATCTTACAACTATAACATTCTCCGTCCAGTTATATTTCTTCCACCAGGAAGTCCATTTGGAGAGGTCCTGCAACTGGGAGCTGACCATTCTTTTAGTGGCACACTTTCAGGGAGTGTCCCTATATATTCTGGGGGGATTTATCCTGGAATTAGACTTGCAGAAACGAATGTACAGTTGGCAAGAGAGTCTGACCGGGAAACCAGGATCAATACAGTGGCTGAGGTGAAAAGGAACTATTACAATACACTACTGGCTCTTGAGTCTGTACGTGTTATGGAAGTTACACACCAAAATGCATTGCAGAACTTTCGGCAGGTCCGTCAGCAATTTGATCAGGGTGTTGTGTCTGAATATGAGTTGGTCAGGGCTGAGGTGCAATTGCAAAGTGTACTTCCTTCTTTGGAGCAGTCTATTGATAATTACCAAGTTAATATGGAAATGCTAAAGTTGTCAATTGGTCTTGCTCCTGGCACTGCGATGGTGCTCACAGACAGCCTGAGATTGGAAAGGGCTGATGTGGAACTGGAGGTATCGGTGGAGGACAATCCTTCTTTACGCCGGTTGAGATATCAAAATGTTTTAGCTGAACAGCAGGTTTCTTTGGCTCAATCTGCCAAACACCCTACCTTATCTGCTTTTGCCAATTATCAAATGCAGACACAAGCGGAACATTTGGATATTACTACCTATGACTGGGTCAATACTTCCATTACTGGATTGCAGCTTAATATACCAATTTTCAATGGTTTAATGACTAACCAGCAGATAGAGCAGGCGCGGATAGGGAAAAAGCAGATAGAGCAACAACGGAAAATGACGGACGATGCAATTAAGACGCAAGTCCAAAACCAACTGTTTCTTATGAGACAAGCATGGAACCGTTATCAGGCGCAACAAAATTCAGTGCAGTTGGCCGAACGTGGGCTGCGTATTGCGCGCACCAGGTACACCGGGGGAATAGGTACTTTGTTGGAGCTTAATGATGCTGAACTTGCCTTAACGCAGGCAAGGTTGAACTACCTACAGGCAATTTATGATTATAATATTGCGCATGCAGAATACGAAAGGCTGACAGGCAGGGCAAATATAGATATTAATTAA
- a CDS encoding efflux RND transporter periplasmic adaptor subunit: MLLIAFVGFFSCQPQKEQEKEETKEQVVPVEVMPVRKENMPFQSVFTSTLNAWERRNIAAQSAGIIERIFVWEGDKVKKGQVLVQMNDASLNQSLVQLRAAEKNLRRMDTLYREGAISLQQFENARDQFENARTNHNLTSRNTQLKAPFDGTITARFMNEGEVFTMSPVATGVPAILTLQQIDQLKATVNVSERLYPQLKRGQRAVIRSDVYPDKTFKGEVSNIFPVVDPSTRTFTVEIKVDNKDELLKPGMFARITLDLDENHTLMVPRSAIIRQPGTQRFYGFIIDNGQAVRKTITTGKSFNEWVEVLDGLSEGDTLVTTGQGRLHSGTPVNVVSQFKAESVNE; this comes from the coding sequence TTGCTTTTGATAGCATTTGTGGGATTCTTTTCTTGTCAGCCACAAAAGGAACAGGAGAAAGAGGAAACCAAAGAGCAGGTTGTGCCTGTAGAAGTAATGCCTGTAAGAAAGGAGAACATGCCTTTTCAATCAGTCTTCACCAGCACACTGAATGCATGGGAGCGCAGAAACATAGCCGCTCAATCTGCAGGAATTATTGAGAGGATTTTTGTTTGGGAAGGCGATAAAGTGAAAAAAGGACAGGTGCTTGTTCAGATGAATGACGCTTCCCTCAATCAGTCTCTAGTACAACTTCGTGCAGCAGAAAAGAATCTTCGCCGTATGGATACTTTGTACCGCGAAGGGGCTATTTCCCTTCAGCAATTTGAAAATGCCAGAGATCAATTTGAGAATGCCCGGACCAATCATAATTTAACCAGTAGAAACACCCAACTAAAAGCTCCTTTTGACGGAACTATTACTGCTAGATTTATGAATGAGGGGGAGGTTTTTACTATGTCACCAGTGGCTACTGGTGTGCCTGCGATCTTGACCCTTCAGCAAATTGATCAATTAAAAGCGACTGTAAATGTCTCTGAAAGGTTGTACCCACAGTTAAAACGTGGGCAGCGCGCTGTAATACGCTCAGATGTTTATCCTGATAAAACATTTAAAGGCGAAGTGTCTAATATCTTTCCTGTGGTAGACCCTTCTACAAGAACTTTCACAGTAGAAATCAAAGTTGATAACAAGGATGAACTTTTAAAACCGGGTATGTTTGCCCGAATAACGCTTGATTTGGATGAAAACCATACATTAATGGTGCCAAGAAGTGCCATTATCAGGCAACCTGGGACCCAAAGGTTTTACGGTTTTATTATTGATAATGGACAAGCAGTTAGAAAGACGATTACTACAGGAAAATCCTTTAATGAGTGGGTGGAAGTGTTGGACGGTTTGTCTGAAGGTGATACCCTTGTTACTACTGGTCAGGGAAGGTTGCATAGTGGAACTCCGGTCAATGTTGTGTCTCAGTTTAAAGCCGAATCTGTAAATGAATAA